The Verrucomicrobiia bacterium genome includes a window with the following:
- a CDS encoding multidrug efflux SMR transporter: MNAAWICLLVAGLFEIGWPVGLKLAQAPGRMVPGIAIAVGCMALSGGFLWMAQKGIPMGTAYAVWTGVGAAGTFLVGIAVYGDPTGWTRLSGIGLIIAGVATLKMAH, translated from the coding sequence ATGAACGCTGCGTGGATCTGTCTGTTGGTCGCCGGGCTGTTTGAAATCGGCTGGCCTGTGGGGCTCAAGCTCGCGCAGGCGCCCGGACGCATGGTCCCCGGCATTGCCATTGCGGTGGGATGCATGGCTCTCAGCGGGGGGTTCCTCTGGATGGCGCAGAAGGGCATCCCCATGGGAACAGCCTACGCCGTTTGGACGGGCGTCGGTGCCGCCGGGACCTTTTTGGTTGGCATCGCCGTCTACGGGGATCCAACCGGCTGGACCCGCCTGTCGGGGATCGGACTGATCATTGCCGGGGTCGCCACTTTGAAGATGGCGCATTGA
- a CDS encoding exo-alpha-sialidase, with the protein MNRIPLLLAGALAVSAAEPRFATVFTSGTEGYASIRIPAVLVTRDGTVLAFAEGRQRPQDQAENDIVFKRSTDGGRTWSALQVLHNDGAHSLNNPTVVQEREGGRVFLWYQRIPSHLRENDPGIATGLSGPDIYRNFLTTSDDDGVTWSAPRDVTATTKRPVRATTVASGPGIGIQLTRGPHRGRLIIPFNEGPYGSWQNYAVYSDDAGRSWAYGEDVPNALQPDGRSWINEVQMAELSDGSVRLDSRQFGGARVRKTSVSRDGGRTWSPVVELPDLTDPSCMAGLLRYSFDGPAGRGRLLHTGPDSTQRAHGTVWLSTDDGETWPVKREFWPGGFAYSVPARLADGAVGVLFEADDYRTIQFAQFSMDWVEETR; encoded by the coding sequence ATGAATCGGATCCCTCTGCTGCTCGCTGGCGCGCTGGCCGTCTCCGCCGCTGAACCCCGTTTCGCGACGGTCTTCACGTCGGGGACCGAGGGCTACGCCTCCATCCGTATCCCCGCGGTTCTGGTGACCCGGGATGGCACCGTGCTGGCCTTCGCCGAGGGCCGGCAGCGGCCGCAGGACCAGGCCGAGAATGACATCGTGTTCAAGCGGAGCACCGACGGCGGCCGGACCTGGTCGGCGCTCCAGGTGCTTCACAACGACGGCGCCCACTCGCTCAATAATCCCACGGTGGTGCAGGAGCGGGAGGGAGGCCGGGTGTTTCTGTGGTATCAGCGGATTCCATCGCATCTGCGGGAGAACGACCCGGGAATTGCGACCGGACTCTCGGGCCCGGACATCTACCGCAACTTCCTGACGACCTCGGACGACGACGGTGTGACCTGGAGCGCTCCGCGCGATGTCACCGCCACGACCAAAAGGCCGGTGCGGGCGACCACAGTGGCGAGCGGTCCGGGGATCGGCATCCAGCTCACGCGGGGACCGCATCGCGGGCGGCTGATCATTCCGTTCAACGAGGGCCCCTACGGTTCCTGGCAGAACTATGCGGTCTACTCCGACGACGCCGGCCGGTCGTGGGCCTATGGCGAGGATGTGCCGAACGCCCTCCAGCCGGACGGGCGGAGCTGGATCAACGAAGTGCAGATGGCGGAATTGAGTGACGGCAGCGTGCGGTTGGATTCCCGGCAGTTCGGGGGCGCCAGGGTGCGCAAGACGTCGGTCAGCCGCGACGGGGGTCGAACCTGGTCGCCCGTCGTCGAACTGCCGGATTTGACCGATCCGAGCTGCATGGCCGGACTGCTCCGCTACTCGTTTGACGGGCCGGCGGGACGCGGCCGGTTGCTACACACCGGGCCGGACAGCACACAACGCGCCCACGGGACCGTCTGGCTGAGCACCGACGACGGCGAGACGTGGCCGGTGAAGCGGGAATTCTGGCCGGGCGGCTTCGCCTACAGTGTGCCCGCGCGGTTGGCGGACGGGGCCGTTGGGGTTCTCTTTGAGGCGGACGACTACCGGACGATCCAGTTCGCGCAGTTCTCGATGGACTGGGTGGAGGAAACGCGGTGA
- a CDS encoding AMP-binding protein — protein MSLTLPALLDGEAAGRPEATFLVDAASGRETSFAGVRQDAQQLATWMYRAGARRGDRILIAVEEPQAVVRLLLGAWSGGLVPVPLDPRGGAGFHGHVRALTEAPLHIISPSLLPDWIAGTSGARVVTTDQIPEASHEASVARPSSGYPFPDDDALLIFTSGSTGTPRGVLLTHAGLVASAANGRNAHDLRPEDRSLCVLPWHHLNAITITLLPTLCSGGSVVLCPGFRLERFWQWMSEFGCTWSALVPAIVAQLMDWQDPQAPDPQRGSAAIRFLRSSSAPLRPALQQSFEERFGIPLIQAMGSTEAGGVILSQPMPPETRRLGSPGRAVGFEMRIVRGECPNAEPDEPGALLIRGPSVMRGYFRDPQATAEVLDAEGWLDTGDLAWRDADGFIHIAGRSRDLIIKGGINIAPPAVDEALQSHPDVAEVAAVGVPDPHWGEDIVAFVRLRAGATTDSGSLRTHCARLIGELRTPSLILAVDDLPRTATGKVQRSRLADHFRERLAQARATDPTRAPARPGDSVEPFLARAWEDAIGRRPENPEDNFFAFGGHSLPAQQVIHRIHRGLGVVLTLAEFLRHPTLRGQSALIRTRLDVSTVSSGSSVASARGETEVALTPMQEGIWIHSQTMANPVAYHEAEAVRLLGALDPGVLRHALVAVVRRHAALRTVIRFGGQGPVQLALDDWTPALGVHSLRGVALNRRDAAAAALLDAAIRAPFDLETTPGIRALLIQHSDEDSVLLLVLHHLICDRTSIGILTGELSAAYRAILGGTVPAYGSPTRSFLEWASGWRTAEAQVRTESDSQHWARLLQGVAEVPDLPTDCERPSKFTGEADRLTGTLGPGRYGRLRSFAQNQCVSPFTVLLAVWGLQLAGLSGCRDLCIGVPVSGRERPETESLFGVVAGLVPFRLKLDPAAAIPTFIQRVHRDLLNAMDHAQGSLARIVALRGARQDPSRCGLVPFSVNWKPKSSRLRSLDLDGVRTREVPLPAVATKFEFLHSWSDLGQDLELEADFYAALYSRATEARWLAGFLGALDRVTEPGGDGLRCDTLLPG, from the coding sequence ATGTCCCTGACGCTTCCCGCCCTGCTTGATGGTGAGGCTGCCGGGCGGCCGGAGGCGACGTTTCTCGTGGACGCCGCAAGCGGCCGCGAAACGAGCTTTGCCGGCGTCCGACAGGACGCGCAGCAACTTGCAACCTGGATGTACCGGGCAGGGGCGCGCCGTGGAGACCGGATCCTCATCGCCGTTGAGGAGCCTCAGGCCGTGGTTCGTCTGCTCCTCGGGGCGTGGAGTGGCGGGCTGGTTCCGGTGCCGCTCGATCCACGCGGCGGCGCCGGATTCCACGGTCATGTCCGTGCCCTCACGGAGGCCCCGCTCCACATCATCTCTCCGTCTCTCCTCCCCGATTGGATCGCCGGAACCTCCGGAGCACGGGTCGTCACCACCGACCAGATTCCGGAAGCATCCCATGAAGCTTCCGTGGCCCGCCCAAGTTCGGGATACCCCTTCCCCGATGATGACGCGCTGTTGATCTTCACCTCCGGCAGCACCGGAACACCGCGGGGTGTCCTGCTGACCCACGCCGGTTTGGTGGCCTCGGCGGCAAACGGCCGAAATGCGCATGACTTGAGACCGGAGGATCGCAGCCTTTGCGTGCTGCCGTGGCACCACCTGAATGCCATCACCATCACCCTCCTGCCGACCCTCTGTTCCGGCGGATCCGTGGTCCTCTGTCCGGGGTTTCGGCTCGAGCGCTTCTGGCAATGGATGAGCGAGTTTGGCTGCACCTGGTCGGCCCTCGTGCCCGCAATCGTCGCCCAGTTGATGGACTGGCAGGACCCGCAGGCTCCGGATCCGCAGCGCGGCAGCGCCGCGATCCGCTTCCTCCGGTCATCCTCGGCGCCGCTCCGGCCGGCACTCCAGCAGTCCTTCGAAGAACGGTTTGGAATCCCGCTGATCCAGGCCATGGGATCCACCGAGGCCGGAGGCGTGATCTTGTCCCAGCCCATGCCGCCGGAGACGCGCCGCCTCGGATCGCCCGGACGTGCCGTCGGCTTCGAAATGCGGATCGTCCGCGGGGAATGCCCGAATGCCGAACCCGACGAACCCGGCGCGTTGTTGATCCGTGGTCCCAGTGTCATGCGCGGCTACTTCCGCGATCCGCAGGCCACGGCGGAGGTTCTGGACGCGGAGGGCTGGCTGGACACCGGGGACCTCGCCTGGCGCGATGCCGATGGGTTCATCCACATTGCCGGACGCAGCCGCGACCTGATCATCAAGGGTGGCATCAACATCGCGCCGCCGGCCGTTGACGAAGCCCTTCAATCCCATCCCGACGTTGCGGAAGTCGCGGCCGTCGGCGTACCCGACCCGCACTGGGGCGAGGACATTGTGGCCTTCGTCAGATTGCGGGCTGGAGCGACGACCGACTCCGGGTCCCTGAGAACGCACTGCGCCCGCCTCATCGGGGAACTGCGGACCCCGTCGCTGATCCTTGCGGTGGACGACTTGCCCCGCACCGCAACCGGCAAGGTTCAACGAAGCCGGCTGGCGGACCATTTCAGGGAGCGGCTCGCTCAAGCGAGGGCGACGGACCCGACCCGTGCGCCCGCCCGCCCCGGGGACTCAGTGGAGCCGTTCCTGGCGCGGGCGTGGGAGGACGCAATCGGCCGGAGACCGGAGAATCCGGAGGACAACTTCTTTGCGTTCGGGGGCCATTCCCTCCCGGCTCAGCAGGTCATCCACCGGATCCACCGCGGACTGGGAGTCGTCCTCACGTTGGCCGAGTTCTTGAGGCATCCCACGCTCCGTGGCCAATCGGCACTGATCCGAACACGCCTGGATGTCTCCACCGTTTCTTCGGGTTCTTCCGTGGCTTCCGCTCGTGGCGAAACCGAAGTCGCGCTGACTCCCATGCAGGAGGGGATCTGGATCCACAGTCAGACGATGGCCAACCCGGTGGCCTATCACGAGGCGGAAGCGGTTCGGCTTCTTGGCGCCCTGGACCCCGGTGTGCTTCGGCACGCACTCGTCGCCGTGGTTCGTCGCCACGCGGCGTTGAGGACGGTGATTCGCTTCGGCGGGCAGGGTCCGGTGCAGTTGGCGTTGGACGACTGGACGCCAGCGCTTGGAGTTCATTCGCTGCGCGGCGTCGCGCTGAACCGGCGCGATGCCGCCGCGGCCGCACTTCTGGATGCCGCCATTCGCGCTCCGTTCGACCTGGAGACGACGCCCGGGATCCGGGCCCTGCTGATCCAGCACAGTGACGAGGATTCGGTCCTGCTCCTGGTCCTCCACCATCTGATCTGTGACCGGACTTCCATCGGAATTCTGACCGGTGAACTCTCCGCTGCGTACCGGGCCATCCTCGGGGGAACGGTGCCGGCGTATGGTTCTCCGACCCGCTCATTCCTCGAATGGGCCTCGGGGTGGCGCACTGCGGAAGCACAAGTGCGAACGGAATCCGACTCCCAACACTGGGCGCGCCTCCTGCAGGGCGTGGCGGAGGTGCCTGATCTTCCCACGGATTGCGAGCGCCCGTCGAAGTTCACCGGGGAAGCGGACCGGCTGACGGGAACCCTTGGCCCCGGGCGCTACGGGCGCCTGCGGTCGTTCGCCCAGAACCAGTGTGTCAGTCCCTTCACCGTGCTTCTGGCCGTGTGGGGGCTCCAACTCGCGGGACTCTCTGGATGCCGGGATCTTTGCATCGGAGTGCCCGTCTCCGGGCGGGAGCGTCCGGAGACGGAGTCGCTCTTCGGGGTGGTTGCGGGGCTGGTGCCCTTCCGTTTGAAACTGGATCCGGCCGCGGCGATTCCCACATTCATTCAACGGGTTCATCGCGACCTCCTGAACGCCATGGATCATGCCCAGGGGTCGCTGGCGCGGATCGTGGCACTTCGAGGGGCGCGCCAGGATCCATCCCGCTGTGGACTGGTTCCGTTTTCGGTCAACTGGAAGCCGAAATCTTCACGGCTCCGCTCCCTGGATCTCGACGGTGTCCGGACGCGAGAGGTTCCGTTGCCCGCCGTGGCGACCAAATTCGAGTTCCTGCATTCCTGGAGCGACCTCGGACAGGATCTGGAACTCGAGGCCGACTTCTATGCGGCATTGTATTCCCGCGCCACCGAGGCCCGTTGGCTGGCGGGATTCCTGGGTGCCCTGGATCGCGTGACGGAACCTGGCGGCGACGGACTCCGCTGCGACACGCTGCTCCCCGGATGA